A DNA window from Micromonospora inyonensis contains the following coding sequences:
- a CDS encoding PAC2 family protein, translated as MTEFDGLPVLRSPVAIAAFEGWNDAADASTAAVEHLEQVWQARQVTEIDPEDFYDFQVSRPTVTMADGATRRVEWPTTRFMVASPEGTERDVVLIRGIEPSMRWRTFCEQVLELCHSLEVERVVLLGALLADVPYTRPLPISGSASDAEAAQRYQLTPTRYDGPTGIVGVLHDACTRAEVDAVSFWVHVPHYANNPPCPKATLALLHRVEEVLDLPVPMADLAEEVAEWEQRVRSAAEQDAELGEYVRELEERVGDAGITPLTGDEIAQEFEKYLRRRGGSAGPTAGSW; from the coding sequence GTGACCGAGTTCGACGGGCTGCCGGTGCTGCGCTCTCCGGTGGCCATCGCCGCCTTCGAGGGCTGGAACGACGCCGCGGACGCCTCCACCGCCGCGGTGGAGCACCTGGAGCAGGTCTGGCAGGCCCGCCAGGTCACCGAGATCGACCCGGAGGACTTCTACGACTTCCAGGTCAGCCGGCCGACGGTCACCATGGCCGACGGGGCGACCCGACGGGTCGAGTGGCCCACCACCCGGTTCATGGTGGCCAGCCCGGAGGGGACCGAACGGGACGTGGTGCTGATCCGGGGCATCGAGCCGAGCATGCGGTGGCGCACCTTCTGCGAGCAGGTGCTGGAGCTGTGCCACAGCCTGGAGGTCGAGCGGGTGGTGCTGCTCGGCGCGCTGCTGGCCGACGTTCCGTACACCCGGCCCCTGCCGATCAGCGGCAGCGCCTCGGACGCCGAGGCCGCCCAGCGCTACCAGCTCACCCCCACCCGATACGACGGCCCGACCGGCATCGTCGGGGTGCTCCACGACGCCTGTACACGGGCCGAGGTGGACGCGGTCTCGTTCTGGGTGCACGTTCCGCACTACGCCAACAACCCGCCCTGCCCGAAGGCCACCCTCGCCCTGCTGCACCGGGTGGAGGAGGTGCTCGACCTGCCGGTGCCCATGGCCGACCTGGCCGAGGAGGTCGCCGAGTGGGAGCAGCGGGTGCGCAGCGCCGCCGAGCAGGACGCCGAACTCGGTGAGTACGTCCGGGAGCTGGAGGAGCGGGTCGGCGACGCCGGTATCACCCCGCTGACCGGGGACGAGATCGCCCAGGAGTTCGAGAAGTACCTGCGTCGCCGGGGTGGTTCCGCCGGTCCCACCGCCGGATCCTGGTAG
- a CDS encoding GntR family transcriptional regulator: MQINPGAAEFPHRQIADQLKARVRRGDWAPGERLPSIPAIAEMVGVAKQTVQRAVDQLRVEGVLITKPGSGTYVRGTRRRLNRLSRGRYGGFRGYHTDLAARYRQQLVGVGRAPAPPEVADAFGVPDGTELLVRRHLVRTEESPVEVGASWFLPADTAGTSLERAEAFGRPLYQEAEEAIGRRYVTAADTISARQPSREEAETLQIRPDTPVLHLLHVAYDGARKPIEVAQATWPGPMTTLTEEYRVPGPTPEPDPDPGLVLG, from the coding sequence GTGCAGATCAATCCGGGAGCCGCCGAGTTCCCGCACCGCCAGATCGCCGACCAACTGAAGGCCCGGGTCCGGCGCGGCGACTGGGCACCGGGCGAGCGACTGCCGTCGATCCCGGCCATCGCCGAGATGGTCGGGGTGGCGAAGCAGACCGTCCAGCGCGCCGTCGACCAGCTGCGGGTCGAGGGGGTCCTGATCACCAAACCCGGCTCGGGTACGTACGTCCGGGGCACCCGGCGACGGCTCAACCGGCTCTCCCGGGGCCGGTACGGCGGCTTCCGCGGCTATCACACCGACCTCGCCGCCCGGTACCGGCAGCAGCTCGTCGGAGTGGGACGCGCCCCCGCCCCGCCCGAGGTCGCCGACGCCTTCGGCGTGCCGGACGGCACCGAACTGCTCGTCCGGCGGCACCTGGTGCGCACCGAGGAGTCCCCGGTCGAGGTCGGTGCGTCCTGGTTCCTGCCGGCCGACACCGCCGGCACCTCCCTGGAGCGGGCCGAGGCGTTCGGCCGCCCGCTCTACCAGGAGGCGGAGGAGGCCATCGGCCGGCGGTACGTCACCGCCGCCGACACGATCAGCGCCCGCCAGCCCAGCCGGGAGGAGGCGGAGACCCTCCAGATCCGGCCGGACACGCCGGTGCTGCACCTGCTGCACGTGGCCTACGACGGCGCGCGCAAGCCGATCGAGGTGGCGCAAGCCACCTGGCCGGGGCCGATGACCACGCTGACCGAGGAGTACCGGGTCCCCGGTCCGACGCCGGAACCCGACCCGGACCCGGGCCTCGTGCTCGGCTGA
- the mshC gene encoding cysteine--1-D-myo-inosityl 2-amino-2-deoxy-alpha-D-glucopyranoside ligase, translating to MESWVGHEVPRLPGRGEPLTLFDSARRGAHRSDPEGTATMYVCGITPYDATHLGHAATMITFDLVQRMWRDSGREVRYVQNVTDIDDPLLERAERDGEDWKVLAMRETALFREDMEALRIIPPAHYVGAVESIPDIADRVLVLLKDGAAYRLDDGTGDVYFDIAATPRFGYESNLSREEMLEIFPERGGDPQRPGKRDPLDPLLWRGERPGEPSWPGGDLGPGRPGWHIECAVIALNLLGDRIDVQGGGNDLVFPHHECSAAHAERLTGQAPFATHYVHAGMIGLNGEKMSKSRGNLVFVSRLRADRVDPMAVRLALMTGHYRSDRSWTDALLDAAGERLARWRRAAAAPAGPSGAALLAGVRRHLADELDTPGALALVDRWAEETLAGAADDPDAPALVATTVDALLGIRL from the coding sequence ATGGAGTCATGGGTGGGGCACGAGGTGCCGCGGCTGCCGGGCAGGGGCGAGCCGCTGACGTTGTTCGACTCGGCGCGTCGCGGTGCACACCGGAGTGATCCGGAGGGTACGGCGACCATGTACGTCTGCGGCATCACACCGTACGACGCCACCCACCTCGGACACGCCGCGACCATGATCACCTTCGACCTCGTCCAGCGGATGTGGCGGGACTCCGGCCGCGAGGTCCGGTACGTGCAGAACGTCACCGACATCGACGATCCGCTGCTGGAGCGGGCCGAGCGCGACGGCGAGGACTGGAAGGTCCTGGCCATGCGGGAGACCGCCCTGTTCCGCGAGGACATGGAGGCGTTGCGGATCATCCCGCCGGCGCACTACGTCGGCGCGGTCGAGTCGATCCCGGACATCGCCGACCGGGTGCTGGTGCTGCTCAAGGACGGCGCGGCGTACCGGCTCGACGACGGCACCGGGGACGTCTACTTCGACATCGCCGCGACGCCCCGGTTCGGCTACGAGTCCAACCTCTCCCGGGAGGAGATGCTGGAGATCTTCCCGGAGCGCGGCGGCGATCCGCAGCGCCCCGGCAAGCGCGACCCCCTCGACCCGCTGCTGTGGCGCGGCGAGCGCCCCGGCGAGCCCTCGTGGCCGGGCGGCGACCTGGGACCGGGGCGTCCCGGCTGGCACATCGAGTGCGCGGTGATCGCCCTGAACCTGCTCGGTGACCGGATCGACGTCCAGGGCGGCGGCAACGACCTGGTCTTCCCGCACCACGAGTGCTCGGCGGCGCACGCTGAGCGCCTCACCGGGCAGGCCCCGTTCGCCACCCACTACGTGCACGCCGGCATGATCGGCCTGAACGGCGAGAAGATGTCCAAGTCCCGGGGCAACCTGGTCTTCGTGTCCCGGCTCCGGGCCGACCGGGTCGACCCGATGGCGGTGCGGCTGGCCCTGATGACCGGGCACTACCGCAGCGACCGCTCCTGGACCGACGCCCTACTGGACGCAGCCGGGGAGCGCCTGGCCCGCTGGCGGCGCGCCGCCGCCGCCCCCGCCGGGCCGTCCGGCGCGGCGCTGCTGGCCGGGGTACGCCGGCACCTCGCCGACGAATTGGACACCCCGGGCGCGTTGGCGCTGGTCGACCGGTGGGCCGAGGAGACGCTGGCCGGCGCTGCGGACGACCCGGACGCCCCGGCACTGGTCGCCACGACGGTGGACGCCCTGCTCGGTATCCGCCTCTGA
- a CDS encoding SCO1664 family protein — protein sequence MTLSDTRHSEEESAALRLLREGEFVLEGRLVDASNTTLRGTLTLDGVTVRCVYKPIRGERPLWDFPDGTLADREVAAYLVSRATGWDLVPPTVLRDGPFGPGSCQLWIDEPSDAEPLVGFVPADTVPPRWFPIAAARDDDGTPYALAHADDPRLARLAVLDAVLNNADRKGGHVLVGPDDRIHGVDHGVTFHVDEKLRTVLWGWSGRPLPEDAVRMLDALAGQVDGTLGEELAAHLTLTEIRRLAARIHALRESGRFPLPSQDWPAVPWPPI from the coding sequence GTGACCTTGTCGGACACCCGGCACTCCGAGGAGGAGAGCGCCGCACTGCGGCTCCTCCGCGAGGGTGAGTTCGTCCTGGAGGGGCGGCTCGTGGACGCCTCCAACACCACCCTCCGCGGCACGCTCACCCTGGACGGGGTGACCGTTCGCTGCGTCTACAAGCCGATCCGCGGCGAGCGCCCGCTCTGGGACTTCCCGGACGGCACGCTCGCCGACCGGGAGGTCGCCGCGTACCTGGTCTCCCGGGCCACCGGCTGGGACCTGGTCCCGCCGACGGTGCTGCGGGACGGGCCGTTCGGCCCCGGCTCGTGCCAGCTCTGGATCGACGAGCCGTCCGACGCCGAACCACTTGTCGGGTTCGTGCCGGCGGACACGGTGCCGCCGCGCTGGTTCCCGATCGCCGCCGCCCGGGACGACGACGGCACGCCGTACGCGCTGGCGCACGCCGACGATCCGCGCCTGGCCCGGCTGGCGGTGCTGGACGCGGTGCTCAACAACGCCGACCGCAAGGGCGGGCACGTGCTGGTCGGCCCGGACGACCGGATCCACGGGGTGGACCACGGGGTCACCTTCCACGTCGACGAGAAGCTGCGCACGGTGCTCTGGGGCTGGTCGGGCCGGCCGCTGCCGGAGGACGCGGTGCGGATGCTCGACGCGCTCGCCGGCCAGGTCGACGGCACGCTCGGCGAGGAGCTGGCCGCCCACCTGACGCTGACCGAGATCCGCCGGCTCGCCGCCCGGATCCACGCGTTGCGGGAGTCCGGCCGTTTCCCCCTGCCGTCGCAGGACTGGCCCGCGGTGCCCTGGCCCCCCATCTGA
- a CDS encoding DUF3090 domain-containing protein produces MTHQVHAFEPPERFVAGTVGPPGERTFFLQARGAGRVVSVALEKVQVSLLAEKLEELLTEAQRRFGVELPELPAAGAADNDPLDTPVDEEFRVGTLGLAFDVDTSTVVIEAIAAGETEVEVELGEDDDDDDDDDVVEPDEDLDRLRVRLTPQETRRFIERARRVVNAGRQPCPLCGQPLDPAGHLCPRHNGYHR; encoded by the coding sequence ATGACCCACCAGGTACACGCCTTCGAACCGCCGGAGCGGTTCGTCGCTGGGACCGTGGGGCCGCCGGGGGAGCGGACGTTCTTCCTCCAGGCGCGCGGCGCTGGCCGGGTGGTCAGTGTCGCGCTGGAGAAGGTCCAGGTTTCCCTGCTGGCCGAGAAGCTGGAGGAACTCCTCACCGAGGCGCAGCGGCGCTTCGGCGTCGAGCTGCCCGAGCTGCCGGCCGCCGGTGCGGCTGACAACGACCCGTTGGACACGCCGGTGGACGAGGAGTTCCGGGTCGGCACCCTGGGCCTGGCGTTCGACGTCGACACGTCGACCGTGGTGATCGAGGCGATCGCCGCGGGCGAGACGGAGGTCGAGGTCGAACTGGGTGAGGACGACGACGACGACGATGACGACGACGTGGTCGAACCGGACGAGGACCTGGACCGGCTCCGCGTGCGGCTGACCCCGCAGGAGACCCGCCGGTTCATCGAACGCGCCCGGCGGGTGGTCAACGCCGGGCGGCAGCCCTGCCCGCTCTGCGGCCAGCCGCTCGACCCCGCCGGTCACCTCTGCCCCCGGCACAACGGCTACCACCGGTGA
- a CDS encoding histidine phosphatase family protein produces the protein MATLLLLRHGRTTANADGGLAGRQPVELDETGRAQARAVGERLRVLPLAAVVTSPLVRCRQTLELALPEASPAVEDGLIECGYGEWEGQPLKKLAKDPLWPVVQQHPSAAVFPGGEAMAAMAARAVAAVRSWDARLTAEHGPEAVWLACSHGDVIKAVVADALGVHLDLFQRIVADPASVTAIRYTPTRPFLLRLNDTGGDLAGLVPAPRKRRRRTSRAADSDAAVGGGAGAGR, from the coding sequence GTGGCGACCCTTCTGCTTCTACGACACGGCCGGACGACGGCGAACGCCGACGGCGGGCTGGCCGGTCGGCAACCGGTCGAACTGGACGAGACGGGACGGGCGCAGGCCCGCGCCGTCGGCGAGCGGCTGCGTGTCCTGCCGCTGGCCGCCGTGGTGACCAGCCCTCTGGTCCGTTGCCGGCAGACCCTGGAACTGGCCCTGCCCGAGGCGTCCCCGGCGGTCGAGGACGGATTGATCGAGTGCGGATACGGCGAGTGGGAGGGACAGCCGCTCAAGAAGCTGGCCAAGGACCCCCTCTGGCCGGTGGTGCAGCAGCACCCGAGCGCGGCGGTGTTCCCCGGGGGAGAGGCGATGGCCGCGATGGCGGCCCGCGCGGTCGCGGCGGTGCGCTCCTGGGACGCCCGGCTCACCGCCGAGCACGGCCCGGAGGCGGTCTGGTTGGCGTGCAGCCACGGCGATGTGATCAAGGCCGTGGTGGCGGACGCGCTCGGCGTGCACCTGGACCTGTTCCAGCGGATCGTCGCCGACCCCGCGTCGGTGACCGCGATCCGGTACACCCCGACCCGACCGTTCCTGCTGCGGCTCAACGACACTGGCGGCGACCTGGCCGGGCTCGTCCCCGCGCCCCGCAAACGGCGACGCCGTACCTCCCGGGCGGCGGATTCGGACGCCGCGGTGGGCGGGGGCGCGGGAGCCGGCCGGTGA
- a CDS encoding ArnT family glycosyltransferase — MAKLVGKHKIGGRTRTAGEMTAGSAPIHLRESLPGYAAAAIGLAGVMYRAILMALDVPPANSDEGTAGLAALHIGEGRHWPTFFYGQDYMGTFYSYLAAPLAQLLGSSWWVLRLPALAMYAVFLLLVFRLTHTLYTRWFAVVVIAVLAFGSDRVVKDQIIGAGGYSDVATATAGLMLASALLVLRPEKRQITFAVWGWLAGYVVWTHWLALPYVAAAGLLVAWTSRAGLTMRQAFLAVVGFLLGAAPLIWFTHRSDHPDSFSVLLSLSGATEPAAWSDRLHGAVLLGLPLSSGMCAPSRCETWQMWWGPAYLILMVVAATVAVAAIRRDDPDERRLQAGRLALVAGAAMTLAAYIASSSSATTPIESARYLHYGMVSLPAVLWPLWIGTRSLFGREARQRRATHPRWRGVVVAVGCTALAIAVFTGLLVATGQLIAHRPHYAAKADDEQEILDRLRAAGIAHVYSEYWTCNRLAYRSGERIRCAVLDEDLTPGFDRYRPYRDQVRQSEQVAYVLPDSSAMADNFARSAPAGVDVVSLHDVAGYQVYLCRQKPTRN, encoded by the coding sequence GTGGCGAAGCTGGTCGGCAAACACAAGATCGGTGGACGCACACGGACGGCGGGAGAAATGACAGCGGGATCCGCGCCGATTCACCTGCGAGAATCCCTTCCCGGCTATGCGGCGGCGGCGATCGGCCTTGCGGGTGTCATGTACCGGGCTATTCTGATGGCGCTGGATGTTCCGCCGGCGAACAGCGATGAGGGCACTGCCGGCCTGGCCGCCCTGCACATCGGAGAAGGTCGGCACTGGCCGACGTTCTTCTACGGCCAAGACTACATGGGCACTTTTTATTCCTACCTCGCAGCTCCCTTGGCGCAGCTTCTGGGTTCGAGCTGGTGGGTACTTCGCCTGCCGGCACTCGCGATGTACGCGGTCTTCCTCCTACTCGTCTTCCGGCTGACGCATACGCTCTACACACGCTGGTTCGCCGTCGTCGTCATCGCGGTCCTAGCGTTCGGGTCCGACCGGGTGGTGAAAGACCAGATCATCGGAGCTGGCGGCTATTCCGACGTAGCCACCGCTACCGCGGGACTCATGCTGGCGTCCGCGCTTCTGGTTCTCCGGCCGGAGAAGCGACAGATTACCTTCGCGGTGTGGGGCTGGTTGGCCGGCTACGTCGTCTGGACCCACTGGCTCGCCCTGCCGTACGTCGCCGCCGCCGGACTGCTCGTGGCATGGACGAGCCGAGCAGGGCTGACCATGCGGCAGGCCTTCCTGGCGGTTGTCGGGTTCCTCCTCGGCGCAGCCCCGTTGATATGGTTCACCCACCGCTCCGATCACCCCGACTCCTTCTCGGTGCTGCTGTCTCTCAGTGGCGCGACCGAGCCGGCTGCGTGGTCGGACAGGTTGCACGGTGCGGTTCTCCTCGGCCTGCCGCTCAGTTCCGGGATGTGCGCGCCGAGTCGTTGCGAAACCTGGCAGATGTGGTGGGGGCCGGCTTACCTGATTCTGATGGTCGTGGCGGCGACCGTCGCGGTCGCGGCGATTCGTCGGGACGACCCGGATGAACGTCGTCTGCAGGCCGGTCGGCTCGCTCTCGTCGCCGGTGCGGCGATGACCCTGGCCGCGTACATCGCGAGCTCCTCGTCGGCGACGACCCCGATCGAGAGCGCCCGCTACCTGCACTACGGGATGGTGTCGCTGCCGGCCGTTCTCTGGCCGCTGTGGATCGGGACGAGGTCCCTGTTCGGCAGGGAGGCACGCCAACGACGTGCGACCCACCCGCGCTGGCGTGGCGTCGTCGTGGCCGTCGGCTGCACCGCACTCGCCATCGCCGTGTTCACCGGCCTGCTGGTCGCCACCGGGCAGTTGATCGCCCACCGGCCCCACTACGCCGCCAAGGCTGACGACGAACAGGAAATTCTGGACCGTCTGCGGGCGGCTGGCATCGCCCACGTCTACTCCGAGTACTGGACGTGCAACCGGCTTGCCTACCGCAGCGGGGAGCGGATCCGTTGCGCGGTCCTCGACGAGGACCTGACGCCCGGGTTCGACCGGTACCGGCCGTACCGCGACCAGGTCCGGCAGTCGGAGCAGGTGGCCTACGTTCTACCCGACTCGAGTGCCATGGCGGACAACTTCGCCCGGTCAGCCCCGGCGGGCGTCGACGTCGTTTCCCTGCACGACGTCGCGGGTTACCAGGTATACCTCTGCCGTCAGAAGCCGACGCGGAACTGA
- a CDS encoding undecaprenyl-diphosphate phosphatase, which produces MSWIEAIVLGIVQGLTEFLPVSSSGHLRITSAIFFERDAGASFTAVTQLGTEAAVLIYFAKDIWRITRVWLVGIRDRSVRSSLDYRMGWYVIVGSIPIGTFGFLFKDQIQTAARNLWLVATTLIVFAFVLAFAEYWGRQTRTLANFRMSDGVVMGFAQAMALIPGVSRSGGTLTAGLMLNLTREAAARYSFLLAIPAVVMSGVFSLGDVFEPAAPGTSVPSVAQMVVATVIAFAIGYAAIAWLLRYVAHHTLYVFVLYRVALGTLVLALLMTGTISAT; this is translated from the coding sequence GTGAGCTGGATCGAGGCGATCGTTCTCGGCATCGTCCAGGGTCTCACCGAGTTCCTCCCGGTCAGCTCGTCCGGCCACCTGCGGATCACGTCGGCGATCTTCTTCGAGCGGGACGCCGGGGCGTCGTTCACGGCGGTGACCCAGCTCGGCACCGAGGCGGCCGTACTGATCTACTTCGCCAAGGACATCTGGCGGATCACCCGGGTCTGGCTGGTCGGCATCCGCGACAGGTCGGTCCGCTCCAGCCTCGACTACCGGATGGGCTGGTACGTGATCGTCGGCTCGATCCCGATCGGCACCTTCGGTTTCCTGTTCAAGGACCAGATCCAGACCGCCGCCCGCAATCTCTGGCTGGTGGCCACCACGCTCATCGTCTTCGCGTTCGTGCTCGCCTTCGCCGAGTACTGGGGCCGGCAGACCCGCACCCTGGCGAACTTCCGGATGTCCGACGGCGTGGTGATGGGCTTCGCCCAGGCGATGGCGCTGATCCCGGGGGTCTCCCGGTCCGGCGGTACGCTCACCGCCGGCCTGATGCTCAACCTGACCCGGGAGGCGGCGGCCCGCTACTCGTTCCTGCTGGCCATCCCGGCCGTGGTGATGTCCGGCGTGTTCAGCCTGGGTGACGTCTTCGAACCGGCCGCACCCGGGACCTCGGTCCCCAGCGTGGCCCAGATGGTGGTGGCGACCGTGATCGCGTTCGCCATCGGGTACGCGGCGATCGCCTGGCTGCTCCGCTACGTCGCGCACCACACCCTGTACGTGTTCGTCCTCTACCGGGTGGCCCTCGGCACCCTGGTGCTGGCGCTGCTGATGACCGGCACCATCTCCGCCACTTGA
- a CDS encoding LLM class F420-dependent oxidoreductase, translating to MRLGLSLGYQTAWSTPADHLALAQEADRLGYSVVWTAEAYGSDSPSMLAWIAGQTERIDVGSAVMQIPGRTPAATAMTAATIDALSGGRFRLGLGVSGPQVSEGWHGVRFAKPLARTREYVDIVKLAIGRKEVAYAGEHYTLPLPDGPGKALRLGFRPPREHIPIYLAAVGPKNLELAGEIADGWLAVFYAPEYAEEQLAAVRAGRAKAGKELAGFDVVPSVPVVVGDDVAACAELVRFYAALYVGGMGSRQQNFYNQLATRMGYGDAAREVQDLYLAKRQRDAAAAVPTEFIDRTSLLGGKERIAERMREYAAAGVTTLSLTLFVADRESGVQTLRTCAEALELAGVGE from the coding sequence ATGCGACTCGGGCTCAGCCTCGGATACCAGACGGCGTGGAGCACGCCGGCAGACCACCTGGCTCTGGCCCAGGAGGCGGACCGGCTCGGCTATTCGGTGGTGTGGACGGCGGAGGCCTACGGCTCCGACTCGCCGAGCATGCTGGCGTGGATCGCCGGGCAGACCGAACGGATCGACGTGGGCAGCGCGGTGATGCAGATCCCGGGGCGGACCCCGGCGGCGACCGCGATGACCGCGGCCACCATCGACGCGCTCTCCGGTGGCCGGTTCCGGCTCGGCCTGGGGGTCTCCGGCCCGCAGGTCTCCGAGGGGTGGCACGGCGTCCGGTTCGCCAAGCCCCTCGCCCGGACCCGCGAGTACGTCGACATCGTCAAGCTCGCCATCGGCCGGAAGGAGGTCGCCTACGCGGGCGAGCACTACACACTCCCGCTGCCCGACGGCCCCGGCAAGGCGCTCCGGCTCGGCTTCCGCCCGCCGCGCGAGCACATCCCGATCTACCTCGCCGCCGTGGGTCCGAAGAACCTGGAACTGGCCGGGGAGATCGCCGACGGCTGGCTGGCCGTCTTCTACGCGCCGGAGTACGCCGAGGAACAGCTCGCGGCGGTCCGCGCCGGCCGGGCGAAGGCCGGCAAGGAGCTGGCCGGCTTCGACGTCGTACCGTCGGTGCCGGTGGTGGTCGGTGACGACGTCGCCGCCTGTGCCGAGCTGGTCCGCTTCTACGCCGCGCTCTACGTCGGCGGCATGGGCAGCCGCCAGCAGAACTTCTACAACCAGCTCGCCACCCGGATGGGCTACGGTGACGCGGCCCGCGAGGTGCAGGACCTCTACCTCGCCAAGCGGCAGCGGGACGCCGCCGCCGCGGTGCCGACGGAGTTCATCGACCGCACCTCGCTGCTCGGCGGAAAGGAGCGCATCGCCGAGCGGATGCGCGAGTACGCCGCCGCCGGCGTCACCACCCTGTCGCTGACCCTCTTCGTGGCCGACCGGGAAAGCGGCGTGCAGACCCTGCGCACCTGCGCGGAGGCGCTGGAACTCGCGGGAGTGGGCGAGTGA